Within the Arthrobacter sp. UKPF54-2 genome, the region CACGCCGTCGGCTACGCGATGGGCATCCAGCGCGACCAGAAGCGCGCCGCAGCCCAGGCGGCAGCCGCGGGGTCCGCCGCCGGGACGCAGGATCCGAAGGCCGCCGTCATGGTCTACTTCGGCGACGGCGCCAGCTCCGAGGGCGATGTGCACGAGTCCATGGTGTTCGCCTCCTCCTACAACGCCCCCGTGGTGTTCTTCTGCCAGAACAACCACTGGGCCATCTCCGTGCCCACTACCGTGCAGACCCGCATCCCGCTCTCCCACCGTGCCAAGGGCTACGGCTTCCCCGGCATCCGGGTGGACGGCAACGACGTGATCGCGGTCCACGCCGTCACCGAATGGGCCCTCGAACGCGCCCGCGAAGGCAAGAGCCCGGTCCTGATCGAGGCCTTCACCTACCGCGTCGGCGCGCACACCACTGCGGATGACCCCACGAAGTACCGCGGCTCCGAGGAGGAAGAGCGGTGGCGGGCGAAGGACCCGCTGGAACGGCTCGAGAAGTACCTCCGCGCCGAGGGCCTTGCCGACGACGCCTTCTTCGACCAGGTCAAGGCCGACGGCGACGAGCTCGCCGCCTACGTCCGCAAGACCACCCACGACCTGGAAACCCCGGACATCCGGACGGCGTTCGCCAACACCTACGCCCAGGCGCACCCGCTGGTGGCCGAAGAGCTGGCCTGGTTCGAGGAGTACAGTGCCGGTTTCGCCGACGAGGCGGAGCCTGCCGACACGGAGGCGGCCAACTGATGACCACCATGACCATTGCCAAGGCCATCAACGAGGGCCTCCGGGCCTCGCTGGCCGGCAACCCCCGCACCCTGCTGATGGGCGAGGACATCGGCCCGCTGGGCGGCGTCTACCGCGTCACGGACGGCCTGATCGGGGAGTTCGGCGCCGACCGCGTCGTCGACACCCCGCTGGCCGAGTCCGGCATCATCGGCACCGCCATCGGCCTGGCGCTGAGCGGCTACCTGCCGGTCTGCGAAATCCAGTTCGACGGCTTTGTGTTCCCGGGCTTCAACCAGATCACCACGCAGCTGGCCAAGATGCATTCGCGCAGCAACGGCAACCTCACCGTCCCCGTTGTCATCCGGATCCCGTACGGCGGCGGTATCGGCTCGATCGAACACCACTCCGAGTCTCCGGAAGCGCTGTTCGCCCACACCGCCGGGCTGCGGATCATCACCCCGTCCAACCCGCACGACGCCTACTGGATGATCCAGCAGGCCATCGACTGCCTGGACCCGGTGATCGTCTTCGAACCGAAGCGGCGCTACTGGCTCAAGGGCGAGGTGGACACCACCTCCCCGGGGCAGTCCGCGGACCCGTTCCAGGCCCACGTCCTGCGCTCCGGAACCGACGCCACCGTTGTGGCATACGGCCCGCTGGTGCCGGTGGCCCTCGCCGCCGCCTCCGCCGCCGCCGAGGACGGCCACAGCGTGGAAGTGATCGACCTGCGCTCCATCTCGCCGATCGACTTCGACACCGTCACCGACTCGGTCCGGAAGACCGGCCGGCTGATCGTGGCGCACGAGGCGCCGACCTTCGGCGGCATCGGCGGCGAGATCGCCGCCCGCGTCAGCGAGCGGGCCTTCCACTCGCTCGAGGCCCCGGTCATGCGCGTCGGCGGCTTCCACATGCCCTACCCGGTGGCCAAGGTGGAGGAAGACTACCTCCCCGACATCGACCGCATCCTTGAGGCGCTGGAACGCGCCCTCGCCTACTGACGGGGATCCCCATGACCGTGAACAAGTTCAACCTTCCCGACGTCGGCGAGGGCCTGACCGAGGCCGAAATCGTCTCGTGGAAGGTCAAGGCCGGCGACACCGTGGCCGTCAACGACGTGCTGTGCGAGATCGAAACGGCCAAGTCCCTTGTGGAGCTCCCGTCCCCGTACGCCGGGACCGTCACCGAGCTGCTGGTCCCCGAGGGGGTGACGGTCGACGTCGGGACGCCGATCATCAGCGTCTCCGACGCCGCGGCGGAGACCGCCCCGGCCCCCGCGCCGGCCGACGCTCCTGCTGTGCCAGAAGCGCCCATGTACGGCACGCTCGAGCCGCAGACCTCCGACGCCGGCGGACCCCCGGCCGGCGGCCCGCTGGTCGGTTCCGGCCCCAAGGCCGACGCCGTCAAGCGCCGACGCCGGATCACCGCGCCCGCTGTTCCGGCAGCCGCCGCCCCGGCGCCCGCGCCGGCCCCTGCATCCGCCCCGGCGCCCGCGCCGGCCCCTGCATCCGCCCCGGCGCCCGCCGTCGAACCCGTCGAGGCGCACGACATCTGGATCAGCCCGGAGGCTGTCGCCAGGGCCGAGCGTCCCGCTCCCGCAGCAGCCGGGGCCGTCGACCCGCGCCCCACGCTCGGCGGCGCCATCACCGGACTGGTAAGCCGTGTCCTGGCCAAGCCCCCGGTCCGGAAGTTCGCCCGCGACCTCGGCATCGATCTGGCCGACGTTGTACCCACCGGCGCGCGCGGCGAGGTGACCCGCGAGGACCTCGTCAGCTACCAGGCCCAGCGCGACGCCGAGCTGGACCAGGCGGATTCGTTCTGGGGCAAGACCGGCCGGCCCCAGGAGCAGCGGATCGAGCGCATCCCGGTCAAGGGCGTGCGCAAGGCCACCGCCCGGGCCATGGTGGAGTCTGCCTTCGCGGCCCCGCACGTGAGCATTTTCGTGGACGTCGATGCCAGCCGCACCATGGAGTTCGTCAAGCGGCTCAAGGCCTCCCGCGACTTCGAGGGCATCAAGGTCTCGCCGTTGCTGATCCTCGCCAAGGCGGTCATCTGGGCCGCGGCGCGCAACCCCAGTGTCAACGCGAGCTGGGTGGATGCCGAGGACGGCAGCGACTCGGCCGAGATCCACGTCAAGCACTTTATGAACCTGGGCATCGCCGCCGCGACCCCGCGCGGCCTGATGGTGCCGAACATCAAGAACGCCCAGGACCTCTCGCTCAAGGAGCTCGCGCTGGCCCTGAACGAGCTCGCCACCACGGCGCGGGCGGGCAAGACCCAGCCGGCGCAGATGCAGGGCGGCACCCTCACGGTCACGAATATCGGCGCCCTGGGCATCGACACGGGCACGCCGATCATCAACCCCGGCGAGGTGGCGATCGTGGCCTTCGGAACGATCAAGCAGAAGCCCTGGGTCCTGGACGGCGAGGTGATCCCGCGCTGGATTACCACCCTCGGCGGGTCCTTCGACCACCGGGTGGTGGACGGGGACCTCTCGGCGCGCTTTATGGCCGACGTCGCGTCCATCCTGGAAGAGCCCGCCCTGCTGCTGGACTGAGCTCCGGCGCGGGCAGGGCCCTCGCCCGGTCTTTGATATGCAAAACGTCCCAAAAGTCTCCAAATAGATATTTCCCCTTACTAAGTGGTCCTCCTAAGCTGATCTGAGCACGGCATTTGGCCTGCTCCGAGCTGCCCGGGAGCTTCAATGGAGACGCGTCACCTCAGGTACTTCATCGCTGTCGCCGAGGAGCGCCATTTCGGCCGCGCAGCCAAGCGACTGCACATGGCCCAGCCTCCGCTGTCCCAGCAGATCCGCCAGCTCGAGGAACAGCTCGGGACGCCCTTGCTGCAGCGCACCACCCGCAAGGTCGACCTCACCCCTGCCGGCCAGGTCCTCCTGGACAGGGGCCGGCTGCTGCTGCAGGAACTGGAGTCTCTCGAAGAGGACGTCAAGCAGGTCGGTGCCGGAGCCACCGGCGTGATCCGCGTGGGCTTCACCGGGACCGCAACCTACCGGCTGATGCCCAGTATCGTGCAGGCGGCCCGGCGCGCCCTTCCCGGCCTCCGGATTACCGTCCAGGGCGAGATGCTGACACCGCAAATGGAGTCCGCCCTGGAGGACGGGCGGATCGACGCCGCTGTCCTGCGACCGCCGGTCCGTTCCGGAAACCTTGCGCTCAAACTGCTGGAACAGGATCAGCTGGTCGCCGCACTTCCCGCCGATTCGCCCCTCGCCGATACGGGGATCCTCGAACTGGCGGACCTCGCCGGCCAGGATTTCATTGGCTATCCCGGCTCCTCCGCCGTCAGCAGCATCGTGGTGGACGCCTGCCGCAAAGCCGGGTTTCAGCCCCGGCTGGTCCAGGAAGCGAGGGAGACCTCTACCCTGCTCTCGCTCGTTGCCGCCGGAATGGGGATCGCACTGGTGCCAATGACGTCCAGAATGTTCTCCTTCCAGGGCGTGGTGTTCCGCCCGCTGCGCAATCCCCCGCCGGTCGACCTCGCCGTCGCCTGGAACCGGAGCACCGAAACACCCCTCCTGCATAGTTTCCTGCAACTCTTCGACTCCCCGCAGCCCGTCGCTGCCGCAAAGGAACTCCGCCGTGAAAATTGAACGCATTGAGGCCATCCCGTACTCGATTCCCTACGCGCGCCCGCTGAAGTTCGCCAGTGGTGAGGTGACCTCCGCGGAGCACGTGCTGCTCCGGATCTACACCGATACCGGCATCTGTGGCGTCGCGGACACTCCGCCGCGGCCGTACACCTACGGCGAAACGCAGGATTCGATCGTCTCGGTGGTGACCAAAGTCTTTGCCCCTCAGCTGATCGGACTGGATCCGTTGGACCGCTCGAAGGTCCGGCAGCTGCTCCGGCGCACGGTCAATAACCCCACGGCTAAGGGCGCCCTGGACATTGCGCTCTGGGATGTCATCGGAATCTCCCTGGGCACGCCGGTGCACAAACTGCTGGGCGGCTTCACGGACAGCATGCGGGTGTCCCACATGCTGGGCTTCAAGCCCGCTGCGGAGCTCCTCGAGGAAGCGCTGCGGTTCCGTGAAACCTACGGCATTAACACGTTCAAGCTGAAGACCGGACGGCGGCCGCTCTCCCTCGACGTCGAGGCCTGCCATGTCCTGCGGGAGGGGCTCGGGACGGATACCGAGATCTACCTCGATGCCAACCGCGGCTGGACAGCGAATGAGGCCATGGAGGTCCTCCGCCGGACCGAGGGCCTCGGCCTGTCCATGCTGGAGGAACCGTGCGACGCCGGAGAGGCCCTGGGCCGCCGCCGGCTCGTCCAGAACTCGAGCATCCCGATCGTTGGCGACGAAAGCGTCCCCACCCTTGGGGACGTATCCCGGGAGCTGCTTTCCGGTGGAAGCAACGCAATTTGCATCAAGACCGCGCGTAGCGGTTTCACCGAAGCCCAGCAGATCCTCGGGCTCTGTGAGGGGCTCGGCGTGGACGTCACCATGGGCAACCAGATCGACACCCAGGTCGGCAGCCTCGCCACGGTTACCTTCGGAGCTGCATTCGAGGCCACCTCCCGGCGTGCCGGGGAACTCTCGAACTACCTGGACATGACGGACGACCTTCTCGCCGAACCGCTGAAGATCGCCGACGGCGCCATCCGCGTCCGTGAGGTTCCCGGCGTCGGCGCGGCCATCGACGCCGACAAACTGCGGAAGTACCGCCGGGACTAGCCCGTCCTGCCCGCATCCTTCCCTCCGATTTCCAAGACCCCAAGGAGAACCACATGCTGTACCTGGTCCGCATGGACGTCAACATCCCCCTGGACATGCCCAAGGAGCGCGCCGACGCCATCAAGGCGGAGGAGCGGGAGTACTCCCAGCGGCTTCAGCGAGACGGACGCTGGGCTCATTTGTGGCGGGTCGTGGGCGAGTACTCCAATTACTCGGTGTTCGACGTCGCGGACAACGACGAGTTGCACACCCTGCTCTCCGGACTGCCGCTCTTCCCGTTCATGGACATCAAGGTGACGCCTCTCGCC harbors:
- the pdhA gene encoding pyruvate dehydrogenase (acetyl-transferring) E1 component subunit alpha, with the protein product MGATHLPSTEFDGTGVDDQREAQAEAVLGDPAVPMVQLLSPDGTLGTDPVFSEYAARLDAEKLRGFYADMAKIRRFDVEATALQRQGQLALWVPLTGQEAAQIGSGRASQPQDYIFPTYREHGVALTRNVDLAELLRQFRGVSNGGWNPKETNFHLYTLVLAAQTPHAVGYAMGIQRDQKRAAAQAAAAGSAAGTQDPKAAVMVYFGDGASSEGDVHESMVFASSYNAPVVFFCQNNHWAISVPTTVQTRIPLSHRAKGYGFPGIRVDGNDVIAVHAVTEWALERAREGKSPVLIEAFTYRVGAHTTADDPTKYRGSEEEERWRAKDPLERLEKYLRAEGLADDAFFDQVKADGDELAAYVRKTTHDLETPDIRTAFANTYAQAHPLVAEELAWFEEYSAGFADEAEPADTEAAN
- a CDS encoding alpha-ketoacid dehydrogenase subunit beta, whose amino-acid sequence is MTTMTIAKAINEGLRASLAGNPRTLLMGEDIGPLGGVYRVTDGLIGEFGADRVVDTPLAESGIIGTAIGLALSGYLPVCEIQFDGFVFPGFNQITTQLAKMHSRSNGNLTVPVVIRIPYGGGIGSIEHHSESPEALFAHTAGLRIITPSNPHDAYWMIQQAIDCLDPVIVFEPKRRYWLKGEVDTTSPGQSADPFQAHVLRSGTDATVVAYGPLVPVALAAASAAAEDGHSVEVIDLRSISPIDFDTVTDSVRKTGRLIVAHEAPTFGGIGGEIAARVSERAFHSLEAPVMRVGGFHMPYPVAKVEEDYLPDIDRILEALERALAY
- a CDS encoding dihydrolipoamide acetyltransferase family protein, which produces MTVNKFNLPDVGEGLTEAEIVSWKVKAGDTVAVNDVLCEIETAKSLVELPSPYAGTVTELLVPEGVTVDVGTPIISVSDAAAETAPAPAPADAPAVPEAPMYGTLEPQTSDAGGPPAGGPLVGSGPKADAVKRRRRITAPAVPAAAAPAPAPAPASAPAPAPAPASAPAPAVEPVEAHDIWISPEAVARAERPAPAAAGAVDPRPTLGGAITGLVSRVLAKPPVRKFARDLGIDLADVVPTGARGEVTREDLVSYQAQRDAELDQADSFWGKTGRPQEQRIERIPVKGVRKATARAMVESAFAAPHVSIFVDVDASRTMEFVKRLKASRDFEGIKVSPLLILAKAVIWAAARNPSVNASWVDAEDGSDSAEIHVKHFMNLGIAAATPRGLMVPNIKNAQDLSLKELALALNELATTARAGKTQPAQMQGGTLTVTNIGALGIDTGTPIINPGEVAIVAFGTIKQKPWVLDGEVIPRWITTLGGSFDHRVVDGDLSARFMADVASILEEPALLLD
- a CDS encoding LysR substrate-binding domain-containing protein translates to METRHLRYFIAVAEERHFGRAAKRLHMAQPPLSQQIRQLEEQLGTPLLQRTTRKVDLTPAGQVLLDRGRLLLQELESLEEDVKQVGAGATGVIRVGFTGTATYRLMPSIVQAARRALPGLRITVQGEMLTPQMESALEDGRIDAAVLRPPVRSGNLALKLLEQDQLVAALPADSPLADTGILELADLAGQDFIGYPGSSAVSSIVVDACRKAGFQPRLVQEARETSTLLSLVAAGMGIALVPMTSRMFSFQGVVFRPLRNPPPVDLAVAWNRSTETPLLHSFLQLFDSPQPVAAAKELRREN
- a CDS encoding mandelate racemase/muconate lactonizing enzyme family protein, whose translation is MKIERIEAIPYSIPYARPLKFASGEVTSAEHVLLRIYTDTGICGVADTPPRPYTYGETQDSIVSVVTKVFAPQLIGLDPLDRSKVRQLLRRTVNNPTAKGALDIALWDVIGISLGTPVHKLLGGFTDSMRVSHMLGFKPAAELLEEALRFRETYGINTFKLKTGRRPLSLDVEACHVLREGLGTDTEIYLDANRGWTANEAMEVLRRTEGLGLSMLEEPCDAGEALGRRRLVQNSSIPIVGDESVPTLGDVSRELLSGGSNAICIKTARSGFTEAQQILGLCEGLGVDVTMGNQIDTQVGSLATVTFGAAFEATSRRAGELSNYLDMTDDLLAEPLKIADGAIRVREVPGVGAAIDADKLRKYRRD
- the catC gene encoding muconolactone Delta-isomerase, giving the protein MLYLVRMDVNIPLDMPKERADAIKAEEREYSQRLQRDGRWAHLWRVVGEYSNYSVFDVADNDELHTLLSGLPLFPFMDIKVTPLAKHPSAIE